ATTCCAACACCATTGTCACAATAACCATCCTTGACAATTCGCACAAAAGGACTAAATTTTGGCAACATGAACGGACAAACCATTGCCTAATGACGCCTAGTCGAGATTTTGGTGACGAGAATGGGCGTACCACATTGAACGATGGTGCCAAAACCCATATAATTGCTAGGGTAAAACAAGTTTCTTTAAAAGATTTGTTATAATAAGTGTAAAAGAACCATTTTACAAATACTTTCAAAAGGCAGTTTAATGTGTTCGATTTATAACAAATCaaaataacaatatatatattataagaaAGTAAAGAAAAGGGTAAAAAAAGATCATAAAAGATGTAATTTCTGGCTTTTGAAATACATAAAACTCCCAGCCTAACAAGCATCTGGCATATTGGGGTATCTCTTCTACAGTTGAAATAAGTTAAACAGGTCACAAAATTGATGGAGCACTTCTTAAACCCTAAACTCCAAAATTATCATGTACATGACAGACGGCTCTCTTTTGAGACAAAAATATTTACAACtacaataataagaaaacaaaCCAACACCTGTCGCACCTAGTCATCGATCGTCTCAATCTCTCCCATCATAATCCTGTTGCTCACCACATTAAACCCCAACACCGCAGGACTCACCTTTTTTCCTTTCTTCCCCTTCTTCTTACCTCCACCCTTAGCGGAACCACCATCTGCAACCACCGCTTTACCACCGCTACCACCAATTTCCGAGTCCCAAAACCCATCACTGACGGATTTGAAATCCCCACTCACCTTTTGATCATTCCCACCTTGGAAGGCGATCTCAAGGACGTCTGAAGGCAAGAAATCTTTGTAATTGAGGAACTTGTCTATGAATTCATGATCAGGGTCATAAGATCCAAGGTTCTCCTTGAGCAATATCTCTGCTTCTGATCTAGATTGCTTCAAACAGAACTCCAGAAAACTTGTATCTATAACAATTAAATGTATGAAATAAATAagtaataaataataacattaaattcaaaaaaaaaaaaagttgagaTCCTGTAAACCTTTGGTTCCAAGAAGTCTGACACATTCATTCTTGCACCAGTCTCTGAAATCCATAGCCTCTGCACAAATACAAGATCATATTCAAAAAACTTATTAATCAGCGTTATGGAATTGCCGTTATCTTAAAGGAAGTGACTTTACCAGAACGCTTAGCCAACACATCTTGTTTCCCCTTTAACGCgggagaagaagaaagagaagttTCCTGTCTGCCACCCACAGACTTTTGGCGGTTTATAGATATTCCTTTTCCAGGAGTGTTAGTGTTCTTAGCCCAACTTCCTTGACTTGCAAGTTGCGGAAAATCAGACCTGCATGCATCAACCACATACGCTTATAAACAAAGAAATATAGATACTAAACATGCGTGAAGCTATGAAAAGAGGAAGATAAAAGGATGTACCCTTTTGTTTCTTGCTTGGGGTGATCCAATGGACCCCAAAACAAATCATCGTCAATTTTGCTTTTGGATTGTGACATCGTCTTGATAGGAGATGCTGCAGCCTTGGCAGGAGTTTGAGGTTTTTGTATTGGTGTAGGAACGGGTATTTGCGAAGAAACTTTTTTCTCTTGTTCCTTGAGAATGTCCCTCAAAGAGGTGTGTTTTGCGGTCTTACCTGAATCGGTAGACCACGCTGGAGCAGGTGATGAGGGGACAGTCTCCCCTTTCCAAACAACAAAATCTCCAAGTGAAGGACCAGAAGGAATGGCTGGCAATGTAACGGTAACCTTCTCCTGACGTGAACTTTTGCTTTTCTCGTTTGGACTGGAGCTCACAGGTATTTCAACAGGAGCAGCAGCCACAGAAACCTTAGCTCCTGCAGCCTTGGCTTTTGCAGACTTTTTGCGACTCCTTTTTGACTCTTTAGTTTCAATAAAGTTACCTTCTTCTATCAGATCAGAGGTTGCAGAATTCTTTTCACTGGATTTCACCGGTACTTCTCCAGCCAGATGTTCATGCAACTGGCCCTTGTTCTGCTTCTGATTGTGGGAAACCTCAGAAGTGGTCGTGGTCAAATCTTTCTTGGCTTCCATAGGCTTGTGGTCTGAATGGCCAACAACACCAGCCCAAGGGGTGGTAGACATGTTCATTGACTTTAGAGATGTCGAAATATCAGATACAGTCATCTCTGAAGAGGCTTTGGCTTGGGCTTGGGCCTGGGCCCTCCGCTGCTCTTCCTGCTGAATTTCTAATAATGACTTTGGCTTAAACCCAGGAGCAGGCTTCCAAGCTCGTTGGCTACTATGAACTTGTACGTTATCGTTATCTTGTGGGTTAACATCATTAGGCTTGCTTGCATCCTCTTCAGTAACCACACTAGATTTGGTCTCTCCAGCTTCAGCTTCATTGACCTCGGTCAATTCAGTTTCAGAATGCTTAGGCAGCTGTGTTTTAGATGCTGACTTGGCCATGTCAGACGATTGTGCTTTTGCCTTATGTTTCTTTGACTTCTTGTCATTAGCTTTCTTAACCTCAACAGGTTTTGCTTCTTCCAGACTATGGAGTTCATTAGACTGTTCACTCTGAACAGTTGATGGCTCAATGACATCAGTTGGCGGCTCCTCCAAAATATCGTCATGTTCAACAGCTTCTTCCACAACCACAGGTTTTTCATAATTGTCTGCAGGATCAGAAACGAAACTAGCATTGGAGGTAGGTATCGTAACATTTTGACCTGTTTTCAAATCAACTGCCATTTCTTGCTCCTGTTCCCGACCTTCATTTTGTTGCATTGTATTTTCCATCAACTGATGGGGTAAATGCACAGCAGCTTGAGGAGCAACTGCAGGCATACGAGCAACTGTATCCTGcatatgaggaacttgattttgcAACATGTCATGTAGTGAAGGATTGGGAACAGATAGCCCGGGGGTCAGCATCGGTCCACAAGACTGCTCACCAAACCGTTGCATGGAATGTTGGTCCTTAAGCACCTGTGAAAGAAGTTGCTGGCGCATCATCTGCTGCATCTGTTCCTGCTTTTGTTGCTGCTGCTTAAGCAACAAATAATCATCCAATACCAACGGGTGTTGTGCAGGTATGGGAATCTGAGGTTTCAACTGTGACATTTGTTGCTGTTGCAATAGACTTATTATTTGATCTTGAGGGAGCCCAGATGAAAGAAGCTTTTCCAGAGTTAGTGGACCAGAAGGATTGTCAAATTGTAAACTTGATAGTGAGGGCATATTTTGTGTTTGCGGCCTTTGGGGGACTCCAAAGGCTGACTGAAGAGGGAAATGTTTATCCTGAAGTGGATCCAACCCAGGTCCACCTTGAACAGGGAAGTTTGACCAATTGTTCACGGTGGGGGTTGACCTATCTGACAAGCCTTGAAGAATGGACATGAATTCAGgatttgaagggtttggtatcaTGTTTGATTGTGGAATTGCGGGGTCCTGAAGCACATCAGGTTTAAGACCGCTCCCAGACCAAAGAGAGTAAGGATTAGACGAAGATTTTTGCCGTTCAAGCTGCATCATCTTCGCCAACTGAAACAGGTTATCCCCACTCTCTGTTCCTCTGGCTGGAACTGAACTAGAGTTCCCAAAGTACCCATGCATACCTATAAAGCAAACAAATTCAGTCATAAAAGAATAACAAACATCACATGTTATGAACTATGAAAGCAAAATCATTTTACAACAACCTTCAGAGAGACCACCACTCATGAGAGACTCTATAAACCTATTCTCAGCCTCTTTACTTGAGCCATGGTGAAATACTGGGTCATTTTTCAACATAGCATGCTCACCCAACCCTGCTTGAACCTTACTGGATTCATCATTGATTTCACTTTGTTTGGCAGCACTAAATCCAGGTGGCGGTCTGACTTTTGCACGCAGGTGAGGCATGACATCACCAAGTAATGCAAATGGCGAGTCTTGTGGTGCATTTGCAAGACGTACTAGAAGATCTATCCCAAAGTATCCAGCTTCAAACCACCCTATGATATCACTGCCAGTAAAAGGACCTTGAATTGCACCCTGAGGATCTTTGTAAAAAAGAACTAGGTCTTCGGGTGAGGATTGAGAAACTATTCTTGTTTCTTCTCGGCCCATAATTCCAGGTGGTTGCCTTTTGATAACTGGATTTGTTAAACTGCTGCCACTCCATTCATTGGTTATATCCTTTTGGGGCTGTGACCATGACCTCATGTCACCGGAGATGTCCCTCAAGTCAACTGGGTTTGGTTGACCACGTCCAATGGATACTGATCTCCAAGGTGCACCCGGCATCTTTGATTCTCCTGTTGCTGCAAACACAAATTGATCTATGGTCAATTCTCAAAGGTTCAAGCGTCTTATGACACAAAATAATCTGAACATATACGTTTGAAGCTGTCAGCAGTCTCGTCTCTATAGTTGTCAGATGCAAGTGACAGATCTTCTCTACTCCCTGCTAAAAAAGTCGTATTAACAACAGTCATGGAATAAATTATAAACTCAATGCATATCTTGAGAAAGATGTATTCTCCGTACCAAGTTTGGTTCTTCTTGACTGAGGATCAACCGCATTAAGCCCACCTGATCCATCTTTAGCAATTTGGGGAGCACCGCTACTTAGAATGTCCCCTTTGTCAATCCCCTTTAATATAAACTGCAAACAAGATAACCTGATTTTATTCCTGCTACGTTTAACAGAAAGTATTACTATTTAAACTTACCAATTCTTCTGGAGTAGGTGAAGTAAGTGCAAGTGGCTCCAGTACTTCCTCCTGTGTTAGTGAGGGCACTGGTACCACACCATCTAACATCATTCCACCAGCTTTCATATCAGTTATCCTGTACACATCAAGAAGCTTTGTCCTGCTATACCTCATTGGTGACACGTCATCATTCCCTCTGTCACCAACAGAGGCTCCCCTACCTCGTCCAACAGAGAAGGTTGGATTATAATGTTCCCCACGTCCCCGACCATGAGAAAACATGGAAGTCGGCTTGTTTAAACCCGGGCTTTGCTGATGTGGCGGGTCTACTCTTGCTCGGTTGAGTGCTGAGTTGGATCTCCACGGGCGAGGATTGTCAGCCTCCCGTTCACGAGGGATGTCATGCTCATGAATGACATCAGTTTCCTTGTCATCAGGGCCCCACCGTGTGTTCCACTTACTCTCACGTCGCTGAACCTGATCATGGTTTGCATCCTTGTTACCAGAATCACCCCATTTATCAGATGGGGTGTGGCGTGATTCACCATAGTGTTTCCCAGATGAGTTGTCAGCCCACCGGTCCACCTTGCGGTTATCCCCAACTCCAGCCTCTTTTTCACCCTCCCGCCACCTGTCTTTGCGAACAAAGGCAGTTGTGTCTCTTTCCTCATCACGCCACCTTTCACGGTTATCAAGCACAGATGGCCTAAACACATCTTTCTTCTTTTGGGAATCAAGGGTGTGGTTGTCATTTCCAGGTGATTTCATAAACTCCATGCGGTTGCCAAATGTTGGGAAAGGACTGGTGGGGCCCTCCTGTAAAACAAAGAAAGAAAGGTACTCAACAACCAAAGCTGGAAATATAGGAAGATgctatttttttaaaaagtacAGCTGCCACATACACCAGTTAAAGTTCCAGTCTTATTCTCGCCAGGTTTCGAGAGAAGCCACTGTGGTGAAAGTGGAATGGAACTGTCAGACCCTAGCCCATCTACACAACATAACAGCCAAAAGAAACAATTAGCAAATCCACACATGAGTTTAAATACAATAACAATCACTCAGAAAGGTCAATAAGATGCCATTGCTATACATCTAAACTTGTCTTCAAATGAACCTGGATCAGAAATAAGTCGAGTAACCAAAGTAATTGTCGCATTAACAAATACTAGACCAGTTGTTAGGTACTAACTGTAGAATATTAATCAACTCAAAGTCAATCTATAAAACTGAATCACATCACTAGAAGACAAAGATGAACATCATTGAAACACATGTGCCATGTGATCTTCAAAAAGCCCTAAATCTAAAGTACTCAGTTATGACAAAATTTTACTCAGTTTTCCTCACTTTTTAAGTACAACTGTACAAGTATGCATGAGTCTACCACAAAGGGTTCTAGGGAGTAATATTTTGTGCCAATGCAGCTAAATGTATAGCGTAAACAAATTAAAGAGAACCATTGGTCCCATATAACGATCGAATCCTTTGCGAAGATTAAAAATGCATAAATAAACCTTAAAATGTTAATTCTTTGTGATTTTAACTGTTTCATGAGCAGAGTTAAAGTGAAAAACAAAGCAAAAAATAACAAATTACCATCACAAATCAGCATAAAATGCTATATAATCCCATACAGGCCTTTTTACCATACTCAATAACCACATAGGTACATAAACACCGATAAATTACAAGCATATATCAAACCGTATGATACCGAAACATCAGTCCTGAAATCGAAATGATAACAAAAATAGATATAAACATAGTAAACAAACCACTAACTAACGTCACTCTCAAAATACACTCAATACCACATAAATCAACCTCAACACAAATTATTCCACTATGtttattccaaaaccctaaaaaccacCACCGTACAAACAAACAAATCGTCAATAGAACAAATTTCATAAAAGCgatacacacaaacacacacacacacacatatatgtatatatatacatccACGCCCTAAACATTAAGCGAATAAAATTGCGTCACATTTCGTATCGCAAAACACTAAGCGGCTCAGAAACCAGTGACGGAAAACAAAAACAACGGCGTTAAGATAAATGCATTCACAAATCGACAGAGAAATTAGTGAAATCTGTAGACATAAGATAGGGTTTTGAGAAAATAAAGGAGAAAGTATGAAGAGGAT
This is a stretch of genomic DNA from Helianthus annuus cultivar XRQ/B chromosome 16, HanXRQr2.0-SUNRISE, whole genome shotgun sequence. It encodes these proteins:
- the LOC110919582 gene encoding protein ESSENTIAL FOR POTEXVIRUS ACCUMULATION 1-like isoform X2; this encodes MAASTNFDSPLHNSQISRDGLGSDSSIPLSPQWLLSKPGENKTGTLTGEGPTSPFPTFGNRMEFMKSPGNDNHTLDSQKKKDVFRPSVLDNRERWRDEERDTTAFVRKDRWREGEKEAGVGDNRKVDRWADNSSGKHYGESRHTPSDKWGDSGNKDANHDQVQRRESKWNTRWGPDDKETDVIHEHDIPREREADNPRPWRSNSALNRARVDPPHQQSPGLNKPTSMFSHGRGRGEHYNPTFSVGRGRGASVGDRGNDDVSPMRYSRTKLLDVYRITDMKAGGMMLDGVVPVPSLTQEEVLEPLALTSPTPEELFILKGIDKGDILSSGAPQIAKDGSGGLNAVDPQSRRTKLGSREDLSLASDNYRDETADSFKPTGESKMPGAPWRSVSIGRGQPNPVDLRDISGDMRSWSQPQKDITNEWSGSSLTNPVIKRQPPGIMGREETRIVSQSSPEDLVLFYKDPQGAIQGPFTGSDIIGWFEAGYFGIDLLVRLANAPQDSPFALLGDVMPHLRAKVRPPPGFSAAKQSEINDESSKVQAGLGEHAMLKNDPVFHHGSSKEAENRFIESLMSGGLSEGMHGYFGNSSSVPARGTESGDNLFQLAKMMQLERQKSSSNPYSLWSGSGLKPDVLQDPAIPQSNMIPNPSNPEFMSILQGLSDRSTPTVNNWSNFPVQGGPGLDPLQDKHFPLQSAFGVPQRPQTQNMPSLSSLQFDNPSGPLTLEKLLSSGLPQDQIISLLQQQQMSQLKPQIPIPAQHPLVLDDYLLLKQQQQKQEQMQQMMRQQLLSQVLKDQHSMQRFGEQSCGPMLTPGLSVPNPSLHDMLQNQVPHMQDTVARMPAVAPQAAVHLPHQLMENTMQQNEGREQEQEMAVDLKTGQNVTIPTSNASFVSDPADNYEKPVVVEEAVEHDDILEEPPTDVIEPSTVQSEQSNELHSLEEAKPVEVKKANDKKSKKHKAKAQSSDMAKSASKTQLPKHSETELTKSSVVTEEDASKPNDVNPQDNDNVQVHSSQRAWKPAPGFKPKSLLEIQQEEQRRAQAQAQAKASSEMTVSDISTSLKSMNMSTTPWAGVVGHSDHKPMEAKKDLTTTTSEVSHNQKQNKGQLHEHLAGEVPVKSSEKNSATSDLIEEGNFIETKESKRSRKKSAKAKAAGAKVSVAAAPVEIPVSSSPNEKSKSSRQEKVTVTLPAIPSGPSLGDFVVWKGETVPSSPAPAWSTDSGKTAKHTSLRDILKEQEKKVSSQIPVPTPIQKPQTPAKAAASPIKTMSQSKSKIDDDLFWGPLDHPKQETKGSDFPQLASQGSWAKNTNTPGKGISINRQKSVGGRQETSLSSSPALKGKQDVLAKRSEAMDFRDWCKNECVRLLGTKDTSFLEFCLKQSRSEAEILLKENLGSYDPDHEFIDKFLNYKDFLPSDVLEIAFQGGNDQKVSGDFKSVSDGFWDSEIGGSGGKAVVADGGSAKGGGKKKGKKGKKVSPAVLGFNVVSNRIMMGEIETIDD
- the LOC110919582 gene encoding protein ESSENTIAL FOR POTEXVIRUS ACCUMULATION 1-like isoform X1 — translated: MAASTNFDSPLHNSQISRDGLGSDSSIPLSPQWLLSKPGENKTGTLTGEGPTSPFPTFGNRMEFMKSPGNDNHTLDSQKKKDVFRPSVLDNRERWRDEERDTTAFVRKDRWREGEKEAGVGDNRKVDRWADNSSGKHYGESRHTPSDKWGDSGNKDANHDQVQRRESKWNTRWGPDDKETDVIHEHDIPREREADNPRPWRSNSALNRARVDPPHQQSPGLNKPTSMFSHGRGRGEHYNPTFSVGRGRGASVGDRGNDDVSPMRYSRTKLLDVYRITDMKAGGMMLDGVVPVPSLTQEEVLEPLALTSPTPEELFILKGIDKGDILSSGAPQIAKDGSGGLNAVDPQSRRTKLGSREDLSLASDNYRDETADSFKPTGESKMPGAPWRSVSIGRGQPNPVDLRDISGDMRSWSQPQKDITNEWSGSSLTNPVIKRQPPGIMGREETRIVSQSSPEDLVLFYKDPQGAIQGPFTGSDIIGWFEAGYFGIDLLVRLANAPQDSPFALLGDVMPHLRAKVRPPPGFSAAKQSEINDESSKVQAGLGEHAMLKNDPVFHHGSSKEAENRFIESLMSGGLSEGMHGYFGNSSSVPARGTESGDNLFQLAKMMQLERQKSSSNPYSLWSGSGLKPDVLQDPAIPQSNMIPNPSNPEFMSILQGLSDRSTPTVNNWSNFPVQGGPGLDPLQDKHFPLQSAFGVPQRPQTQNMPSLSSLQFDNPSGPLTLEKLLSSGLPQDQIISLLQQQQMSQLKPQIPIPAQHPLVLDDYLLLKQQQQKQEQMQQMMRQQLLSQVLKDQHSMQRFGEQSCGPMLTPGLSVPNPSLHDMLQNQVPHMQDTVARMPAVAPQAAVHLPHQLMENTMQQNEGREQEQEMAVDLKTGQNVTIPTSNASFVSDPADNYEKPVVVEEAVEHDDILEEPPTDVIEPSTVQSEQSNELHSLEEAKPVEVKKANDKKSKKHKAKAQSSDMAKSASKTQLPKHSETELTEVNEAEAGETKSSVVTEEDASKPNDVNPQDNDNVQVHSSQRAWKPAPGFKPKSLLEIQQEEQRRAQAQAQAKASSEMTVSDISTSLKSMNMSTTPWAGVVGHSDHKPMEAKKDLTTTTSEVSHNQKQNKGQLHEHLAGEVPVKSSEKNSATSDLIEEGNFIETKESKRSRKKSAKAKAAGAKVSVAAAPVEIPVSSSPNEKSKSSRQEKVTVTLPAIPSGPSLGDFVVWKGETVPSSPAPAWSTDSGKTAKHTSLRDILKEQEKKVSSQIPVPTPIQKPQTPAKAAASPIKTMSQSKSKIDDDLFWGPLDHPKQETKGSDFPQLASQGSWAKNTNTPGKGISINRQKSVGGRQETSLSSSPALKGKQDVLAKRSEAMDFRDWCKNECVRLLGTKDTSFLEFCLKQSRSEAEILLKENLGSYDPDHEFIDKFLNYKDFLPSDVLEIAFQGGNDQKVSGDFKSVSDGFWDSEIGGSGGKAVVADGGSAKGGGKKKGKKGKKVSPAVLGFNVVSNRIMMGEIETIDD